The following are encoded in a window of Pseudalgibacter alginicilyticus genomic DNA:
- a CDS encoding winged helix-turn-helix transcriptional regulator — protein sequence MKTTAPKMLQFRGNEYPCCASLTMGIIGGKWKTVILYHLMTDKLRYNELRKSMPTVTERTLSLQLKALEEDGLIKRKVYTSKPPLKVEYSLTDFGKTLIPLIQSIADWGDLVVEKFSK from the coding sequence ATGAAAACAACAGCACCAAAAATGCTCCAATTTAGAGGTAATGAATACCCTTGTTGCGCGAGCTTAACCATGGGAATTATTGGCGGAAAATGGAAAACGGTAATACTTTACCATTTAATGACAGATAAATTGAGGTATAATGAACTGAGAAAATCTATGCCTACAGTGACAGAAAGAACATTGAGCTTGCAACTGAAAGCTTTAGAAGAAGATGGTTTGATAAAAAGAAAGGTATACACTTCAAAACCGCCGTTAAAAGTGGAATATTCATTAACCGATTTTGGAAAAACATTAATTCCGTTAATTCAATCTATTGCAGATTGGGGCGATTTAGTAGTTGAAAAATTTTCGAAGTAA
- a CDS encoding polysaccharide deacetylase family protein: MTLVPVKTPLLIKKLFPNYIWDVSTSKKVIYLTFDDGPTPHITNWTLDVLKQYNAKATFFCIGNNVDKHPDLFNNIMNGGHAIGNHTHNHLKGWKTNTKEYLKNVIEAQAVINNNIWDLGFKIQNLFRPPYGQIKRKQGKGLIDLDYKIIMWDVLSFDWDHSVSKVQCLKNVISKTKHGSIIVFHDSVKASKNMQYSLPKVLKHFTNEGFSFESLC, encoded by the coding sequence ATGACCTTAGTTCCCGTAAAAACACCATTATTAATTAAAAAGTTGTTCCCAAATTATATTTGGGACGTCTCTACCTCTAAAAAAGTTATTTATTTAACTTTTGATGATGGTCCAACACCCCATATTACCAATTGGACATTGGATGTGTTGAAACAATACAATGCTAAAGCCACCTTTTTTTGTATTGGTAATAATGTTGACAAGCATCCAGATTTATTTAATAATATAATGAATGGAGGTCATGCTATTGGTAACCATACCCACAATCATTTAAAAGGTTGGAAAACAAATACAAAAGAGTATTTGAAAAATGTTATTGAAGCTCAGGCTGTTATTAACAATAACATTTGGGATTTAGGATTCAAGATTCAGAATTTATTCAGACCACCCTATGGGCAAATAAAACGCAAGCAAGGTAAAGGCTTAATAGATTTAGACTATAAAATAATTATGTGGGATGTGTTATCCTTTGATTGGGATCATTCAGTAAGCAAAGTCCAATGCTTAAAAAATGTGATTAGTAAAACCAAACATGGTAGTATAATTGTATTTCACGATAGTGTGAAAGCTTCTAAAAATATGCAATATAGCTTACCAAAAGTATTGAAGCATTTTACTAACGAAGGATTTTCATTCGAGTCTTTGTGCTAA
- a CDS encoding protein O-mannosyl-transferase family — protein MKDFNFKKWNTILGWVAFLIAFITYGLTIEPTVSFWDAGEYILTSAKLQVGHPPGAPFFQMLGAFFSMFALESSQVGLVMNMMSATASAFTILFMFWTITLLLKKLVGSKNEMTRENALAILGSGLVGSLAFTFTDSFWFNAVETEVYAMATLIMAVLFWLGLRWEQEMDKPRGNRWLILISFIIGLSFGVHFMGLLTIPAIGLVYYFKNYKTITIKNFIIANVVSVAVLLFVFKLLAPNILRFFSMLEMFFVNNVGLPFNSGSIIAGLLVIAAIHFGLKYTREKNYKHLNTAVLCVTFVIIGFSSWLMLPIRANANVVVNENNPSSARELLAYYNLEQYPETHLFYGPQFTDQYAYLDEKNPYVDDKPKFEKDYENGKYIPVNDYKNAKQNYNSNHASVLPRMWSAEHAENYMMFSGFLEFKLKPEYQMENQLRTAVADFRDNVAKGNVDYEDYNNFLKKFKNYIDVQKPSLWQNVTYMLEYQLGYMYWRYFMWNFTGRQDDIQGRYDNHGNWISGIKPIDEKLLGYSQDNLPSDVKNNKARNTYYFLPFILGLLGLFFLFNKDKKLFWVMMVFFLFTGIAIQVYTNVRPFEPRERDYSLVGSFYVFALWIGFGAFAVFESLKKILPNNLAAPIVTLACLILVPGILAANNWDDHDRSDKYTAQAMAKKYLDSCSENGILFSIGDNDTFPLWYAQEIEGYRTDVRVVNTSLFQTDWYIDQMKRQAYEGEPIPSQLTHKDYKYGTNDYIIKDAIVNDTLQIKEFLNFITSENPKTRYKYALQQQGIDISNVRSQDLNASYLPTEHLRLPVNKENVLKYGIVKPEDADKIVSHIDIRIKEGAIYKNRLLMLDILANNDWKRPIYFTGGSFGDDDYIWMKDYLQLNGMCYKLVPIKTPVDRANPFDMGRVDTDIMYEMVKNWDWGNSGSPDIYHDPETRKNSITYRGNLARLIETLINEDKLDKAEEIADIAMTNMPVEYFGFYTLLEPYITAYYEVGATEKARQVYKDVTKKYQENLSYYGSLKVEQQGRLFEDIYTDIQRYKGLVDILVQYDIELAQTESEVFNDHLALFRHFTGEEDEVEIPVEPDSVDMASDSAL, from the coding sequence ATGAAAGATTTTAATTTTAAAAAATGGAATACCATTTTAGGATGGGTTGCTTTTTTAATAGCATTTATTACATATGGTTTAACTATAGAACCTACGGTAAGTTTTTGGGATGCGGGCGAATACATTTTAACCTCTGCAAAACTGCAGGTTGGTCACCCACCGGGGGCCCCATTTTTCCAGATGTTAGGTGCTTTTTTCTCTATGTTTGCTTTGGAGTCCTCGCAAGTTGGCTTAGTTATGAATATGATGAGTGCTACGGCTAGTGCCTTTACAATTTTATTTATGTTTTGGACCATAACCTTGTTGTTGAAAAAATTGGTTGGCTCTAAAAATGAGATGACCAGAGAAAATGCTTTGGCTATTTTAGGTAGTGGATTGGTAGGTAGTTTGGCATTTACATTTACAGATTCTTTTTGGTTTAACGCTGTGGAAACCGAGGTTTATGCCATGGCCACTTTAATAATGGCTGTGTTATTTTGGTTAGGATTACGCTGGGAACAAGAGATGGATAAGCCTCGTGGAAATCGTTGGCTGATTTTAATTTCTTTTATAATAGGCTTGTCTTTTGGAGTTCACTTTATGGGCTTGTTAACAATTCCTGCTATCGGATTAGTTTATTATTTCAAGAATTATAAAACTATAACTATTAAAAATTTCATTATAGCAAATGTAGTGTCTGTTGCGGTTTTGTTATTTGTTTTTAAACTTTTAGCGCCAAACATTCTTAGGTTTTTTAGTATGCTTGAAATGTTTTTTGTAAATAATGTGGGGTTACCTTTTAACTCTGGATCTATAATTGCAGGTTTACTGGTTATTGCAGCAATTCATTTTGGATTAAAATATACGCGTGAAAAAAACTATAAACATTTAAATACAGCAGTTCTTTGTGTAACATTTGTTATTATAGGCTTTTCAAGTTGGTTGATGCTGCCTATTCGTGCCAATGCTAATGTAGTTGTTAATGAAAACAACCCCTCTAGTGCAAGAGAATTATTGGCATATTATAATTTAGAACAATACCCGGAAACACATTTGTTTTACGGGCCACAATTTACTGATCAGTATGCTTATTTAGATGAGAAAAATCCATATGTTGATGATAAACCAAAATTTGAAAAGGATTATGAAAATGGAAAATATATTCCTGTAAATGATTATAAAAATGCAAAGCAAAATTATAATTCAAATCACGCTTCTGTTTTGCCAAGAATGTGGAGTGCTGAACATGCTGAGAATTATATGATGTTTTCCGGGTTTTTGGAGTTTAAATTGAAGCCTGAATATCAAATGGAAAATCAACTTCGGACAGCTGTTGCAGATTTTAGAGATAATGTGGCAAAAGGTAATGTTGATTATGAAGATTATAATAATTTTTTAAAGAAATTTAAAAATTATATTGACGTTCAAAAACCATCACTTTGGCAAAACGTTACCTATATGTTAGAGTATCAACTTGGTTATATGTACTGGCGTTACTTTATGTGGAATTTTACAGGAAGACAAGATGATATTCAAGGTAGATATGATAATCATGGTAATTGGATTAGTGGTATTAAGCCTATAGACGAAAAGCTTTTGGGGTATTCTCAAGATAATTTACCTAGTGATGTTAAAAACAACAAAGCGCGAAATACGTATTATTTCTTGCCATTTATTTTAGGGTTATTAGGTTTGTTCTTTTTATTTAATAAAGACAAAAAATTATTTTGGGTTATGATGGTTTTTTTCTTGTTTACAGGAATTGCTATTCAAGTTTATACCAATGTACGTCCTTTTGAACCAAGAGAGCGCGACTACTCTTTGGTAGGTTCATTTTATGTGTTTGCACTTTGGATTGGTTTTGGGGCTTTTGCTGTTTTTGAATCACTTAAAAAAATCTTACCCAATAACTTGGCAGCACCTATTGTAACCTTGGCCTGTTTAATTTTGGTCCCCGGTATTTTAGCTGCTAATAATTGGGATGATCATGATAGATCTGACAAGTATACTGCGCAAGCTATGGCAAAAAAGTATTTAGATTCCTGTTCAGAAAATGGTATTTTGTTTTCAATTGGTGATAATGATACTTTCCCCCTTTGGTATGCCCAAGAAATTGAAGGTTACCGAACCGATGTGCGTGTTGTTAATACCAGTTTATTTCAAACAGATTGGTATATAGATCAAATGAAACGTCAGGCTTATGAAGGTGAGCCTATTCCGTCGCAACTAACGCACAAGGATTATAAGTATGGTACCAATGATTATATTATTAAAGATGCTATTGTTAATGATACTTTACAAATTAAAGAGTTCTTGAATTTTATTACAAGTGAAAATCCTAAGACGAGATATAAATATGCTTTACAGCAACAAGGTATTGATATTTCTAATGTTAGAAGTCAAGATTTAAATGCGAGCTATTTGCCTACTGAACATTTAAGATTGCCAGTAAATAAAGAAAATGTTTTAAAATATGGTATTGTAAAACCTGAAGATGCTGATAAAATTGTTTCGCATATTGATATTAGAATTAAAGAAGGAGCTATCTATAAGAACCGTTTATTGATGTTGGACATTTTAGCAAATAACGATTGGAAACGTCCTATTTATTTTACTGGTGGAAGTTTTGGTGACGATGATTATATTTGGATGAAAGATTATCTCCAACTAAACGGTATGTGTTATAAGTTAGTACCTATAAAAACGCCTGTAGATAGAGCCAATCCATTTGATATGGGACGCGTAGATACTGATATTATGTATGAAATGGTAAAGAATTGGGACTGGGGAAATAGCGGTAGTCCAGATATTTATCATGATCCAGAAACTCGTAAAAATTCTATTACTTACAGAGGTAATTTGGCAAGGTTGATTGAAACCTTAATTAATGAAGATAAACTAGATAAGGCAGAAGAAATAGCTGATATAGCTATGACTAATATGCCTGTGGAATACTTTGGGTTTTACACGCTTTTAGAACCCTACATTACAGCCTATTATGAGGTTGGTGCCACAGAAAAAGCACGTCAAGTATATAAAGATGTGACTAAAAAATATCAAGAAAATTTAAGTTATTATGGCAGCTTAAAAGTTGAGCAACAAGGCCGTTTGTTTGAAGATATATACACCGATATTCAGCGTTATAAAGGATTGGTAGATATATTGGTACAATATGATATAGAGTTGGCCCAAACAGAAAGTGAAGTATTTAATGACCACTTAGCTTTGTTTAGACATTTCACTGGTGAGGAAGATGAGGTTGAAATACCAGTAGAACCTGATAGTGTTGATATGGCCTCTGATAGCGCTCTATAA
- a CDS encoding pentapeptide repeat-containing protein, whose translation MEEQFIEEKTYKKKNFSESGLEKGDYELCTFLNCNFFNSDLSKIRFIDCEFYDCDLSTAYILQTGFQNVLFKDCKMLGLQFDKCNGFGFLIKVDSCQLNHSSFFKRKLSKISFKNTKLLEVDFTECDLSSSVFDNCDLKNAIFKSTNLQNTDFVSSYHFSIDPENNQIKGAKFTLETVVGLLTKYHIKIEPNF comes from the coding sequence ATGGAAGAACAGTTTATAGAAGAAAAAACATATAAGAAAAAAAACTTTTCGGAAAGTGGACTTGAAAAAGGCGACTATGAATTATGTACTTTTTTAAATTGTAATTTTTTTAATTCTGATTTGTCCAAAATTAGGTTTATTGATTGCGAGTTTTATGACTGTGATTTAAGTACAGCTTATATTTTACAAACAGGATTTCAAAATGTACTTTTTAAAGATTGTAAAATGTTAGGTTTACAATTTGATAAATGTAACGGTTTTGGGTTTTTAATAAAGGTTGACTCTTGCCAACTAAATCATTCCTCTTTTTTTAAACGTAAACTTTCAAAAATTTCATTTAAAAACACAAAACTTCTGGAAGTTGATTTTACAGAATGTGATTTGAGTTCCTCTGTTTTTGATAATTGTGATTTAAAAAATGCAATATTCAAAAGCACCAACTTACAAAATACAGATTTTGTAAGTTCTTATCATTTTTCAATAGATCCAGAAAACAATCAAATTAAAGGTGCTAAATTTACTTTAGAAACAGTAGTTGGTCTATTGACAAAATATCATATCAAAATAGAACCTAATTTTTAA
- a CDS encoding zinc-binding dehydrogenase, giving the protein MLVHGGTGGVGHVAVQLAKHFGADVYSTVSGEKQMKIVENYGATAINYKTEKVEDYVEIHTNGEGFDVVFDSVGGENMLKSFEAAALNGHVASTVSLCELDLSAMHFKGLSLHVVFMLIPMLHNFKREQHGEILSNLTKIVEAGNLKPLLDKEQFSLENIGEAYDRLESKQAIGKVVVKN; this is encoded by the coding sequence GTGTTAGTACACGGAGGTACAGGCGGTGTGGGACACGTAGCAGTACAATTAGCAAAACATTTTGGAGCAGATGTGTATAGTACTGTTAGTGGAGAAAAACAAATGAAAATTGTCGAAAATTATGGTGCAACTGCCATAAATTATAAAACAGAAAAGGTAGAAGACTATGTAGAAATACATACCAATGGAGAGGGGTTTGATGTGGTATTTGATTCCGTAGGAGGAGAAAATATGCTTAAATCTTTTGAAGCAGCAGCTTTAAATGGGCATGTTGCCTCTACTGTTTCTTTATGCGAGCTTGATTTAAGTGCCATGCACTTTAAAGGTTTATCGTTACATGTTGTATTTATGCTTATACCAATGTTACATAATTTTAAGCGAGAACAACACGGTGAAATTTTGAGTAATCTTACCAAAATTGTTGAAGCTGGAAATTTAAAACCCTTATTAGATAAAGAACAATTTTCATTAGAAAACATCGGAGAAGCTTATGACAGATTAGAAAGCAAACAAGCTATTGGAAAAGTTGTAGTAAAAAATTAA
- the msrB gene encoding peptide-methionine (R)-S-oxide reductase MsrB encodes MLTWKEVINFSVNGNPTPNKRIEKTEAEWKSLLTPEQFRITRLKGTEQPHSGELCTIHEAGKYNCVCCKTPLFDSTIKFESGTGWPSFTQPIRKNAVKYEKDTAFGMVRVEVMCNSCDAHLGHVFPDGPEPSGLRYCINSESMILEKVATHDN; translated from the coding sequence ATGCTAACTTGGAAAGAAGTGATAAATTTTTCCGTAAACGGAAACCCAACTCCTAATAAACGAATTGAAAAAACAGAAGCCGAATGGAAGTCCTTATTAACTCCAGAGCAGTTCAGAATCACAAGATTAAAAGGCACTGAACAACCTCATAGTGGTGAGTTATGCACGATTCATGAAGCAGGAAAATACAATTGTGTATGTTGCAAAACCCCTTTATTCGATTCAACTATAAAATTTGAATCTGGTACTGGCTGGCCAAGTTTTACACAACCTATTAGAAAAAATGCTGTTAAATATGAAAAAGATACTGCTTTTGGTATGGTACGTGTTGAAGTGATGTGTAACTCCTGCGATGCACATTTAGGACATGTTTTTCCCGATGGACCAGAACCCAGTGGATTACGTTATTGTATAAATTCAGAATCTATGATTTTAGAAAAAGTAGCAACCCATGACAACTAA
- the msrA gene encoding peptide-methionine (S)-S-oxide reductase MsrA — protein MTTKNLQLATLGGGCFWCTEAVFEQVKGVEKVVSGYSGGTVPGHPTYKEICSGLTGHAEVVQITYDANIISYEDILIIFMTTHNPTTLNRQGADIGTQYRSVIFYHNSYQNKIAKKVIKEVAPYYENPIVTEITALDIFYNAEDYHQGYYNNNQNQGYCNAVITPKLAKFRKMHADRLK, from the coding sequence ATGACAACTAAAAATTTACAATTAGCCACATTAGGTGGAGGCTGTTTCTGGTGTACAGAAGCAGTTTTTGAACAAGTTAAAGGAGTAGAAAAAGTAGTTTCTGGATATTCTGGAGGTACTGTACCTGGACACCCAACCTATAAGGAAATTTGTTCTGGATTAACAGGACATGCTGAAGTGGTACAAATAACATATGATGCAAACATCATTTCATATGAAGATATATTAATTATTTTCATGACCACACATAACCCTACAACTTTAAACAGACAAGGTGCTGACATAGGAACACAATACCGATCTGTTATTTTTTACCATAATAGCTATCAAAATAAAATTGCTAAAAAAGTAATTAAAGAGGTTGCCCCCTATTACGAAAACCCCATTGTCACCGAAATAACAGCTTTGGATATTTTTTATAATGCAGAAGATTATCATCAAGGGTATTACAACAACAATCAAAATCAAGGTTATTGCAATGCTGTAATTACTCCTAAATTAGCAAAGTTTCGTAAAATGCATGCTGATAGATTAAAGTAG
- a CDS encoding alcohol dehydrogenase catalytic domain-containing protein, protein MKAQTIMEYGENAKFKSTVVEIPTLKSGEVLIKISASSVNTVDTMIRSMGKDLPFAPATPAILGMDLAGTIEKIGENVSEFSVGDEVYGCVGGLANLQGTLTEYVAADHKLIALKPKNLSMKEAAALPLVGITAYEGLIRSHIKSGKKC, encoded by the coding sequence ATGAAAGCACAAACAATTATGGAATACGGAGAAAATGCAAAATTTAAATCTACCGTAGTAGAAATACCAACGTTAAAAAGTGGTGAAGTACTTATCAAAATTTCTGCATCCAGTGTCAATACAGTAGATACAATGATTAGAAGTATGGGTAAAGACTTACCTTTTGCACCAGCAACTCCGGCAATTTTAGGAATGGATTTAGCAGGAACCATTGAAAAAATTGGAGAAAATGTTTCTGAATTTTCTGTAGGAGACGAAGTTTATGGATGTGTTGGTGGTTTGGCTAATTTGCAAGGTACCCTTACCGAATATGTTGCTGCAGACCATAAACTTATAGCCCTGAAACCCAAAAACCTGAGCATGAAAGAAGCTGCTGCACTTCCTCTGGTTGGTATTACAGCTTATGAAGGTTTAATTCGTTCCCATATAAAAAGCGGAAAAAAGTGTTAG
- a CDS encoding NAD(P)/FAD-dependent oxidoreductase, with product MKKEVIVIGGGIIGLCSAYFLQKEGHKVTLIDQSNMDSGASYVNAGYLSPSHIIPLSAPGVMKQGLKWMLNPSSPLYIKPRFNADFLKWAWAFNKSCNRDHVNKSIPFIKDITLWSQVLYDDIKKDENFKFHYEKKGFLMLCQTNKILEKQIGFAELAKSNGLDAAAVSLNDIKELEPNLAINTIGGTYYKCDSHSTPGEFMKEMLIYLKNNNVSFYSNEKVLDINIKNKLITSIKTNKRTFKADEIVLAAGSWSGLLSKKLNLNLLLQAGKGYRINSYKKTGITIPTVLVETKVAVTPMNEFTRFAGTMEIAGINHDINKVRVNAIANAVTKYYPEISLSEEEKTDVACGLRPVSADGLPYIGKSEKCSNLTIATGHAMLGWSMGTGTGKLVSEIISNKKTTLDISAFHPDRRF from the coding sequence ATGAAAAAAGAAGTAATTGTTATAGGTGGGGGTATAATAGGCTTATGTTCTGCATATTTTCTTCAAAAAGAAGGGCATAAAGTTACATTAATAGATCAGTCCAACATGGATTCAGGAGCGTCTTACGTTAATGCGGGTTATTTATCCCCTAGTCATATCATTCCCTTATCCGCACCGGGAGTAATGAAACAAGGTTTAAAATGGATGCTTAATCCCTCTAGCCCATTGTATATAAAACCCCGTTTTAATGCTGATTTTTTAAAGTGGGCATGGGCCTTCAATAAATCATGTAATAGAGATCATGTAAACAAATCAATCCCTTTTATTAAAGATATAACCTTATGGAGTCAAGTGTTGTATGATGATATAAAAAAAGACGAGAATTTTAAATTCCATTATGAAAAAAAAGGCTTTTTAATGCTCTGCCAAACAAATAAAATACTTGAAAAACAAATAGGTTTTGCTGAATTAGCAAAATCAAACGGATTAGATGCTGCAGCTGTTTCTTTAAATGATATTAAAGAATTAGAACCCAATTTAGCGATAAATACTATTGGAGGCACATATTATAAATGTGATTCACATAGTACGCCTGGAGAATTTATGAAAGAGATGCTTATATACTTAAAAAACAATAACGTTTCATTTTATAGCAATGAAAAAGTTTTAGATATAAATATTAAAAATAAATTAATTACTTCTATTAAAACAAATAAAAGAACTTTTAAAGCTGATGAAATTGTATTAGCTGCAGGCTCTTGGAGTGGTTTATTAAGTAAGAAACTAAATTTAAACTTATTATTACAAGCTGGAAAAGGATATCGAATTAACTCATATAAGAAAACAGGCATTACTATACCCACTGTATTAGTAGAAACAAAAGTGGCTGTAACACCTATGAATGAATTTACTCGTTTTGCTGGCACCATGGAAATAGCAGGAATTAACCATGACATAAACAAAGTTAGAGTTAATGCTATTGCTAATGCAGTTACAAAATATTATCCAGAAATTTCTTTAAGTGAAGAAGAAAAAACAGATGTTGCTTGTGGCTTACGCCCTGTATCTGCAGATGGACTTCCTTATATTGGAAAATCTGAAAAATGCTCAAACCTAACTATAGCCACCGGTCATGCTATGTTGGGATGGAGTATGGGAACTGGAACTGGAAAATTAGTATCAGAAATAATATCAAACAAAAAAACAACATTAGACATTTCTGCTTTTCATCCTGATAGAAGATTCTAA
- a CDS encoding GNAT family N-acetyltransferase yields the protein MELIHDKVNCRFTLKINDQIAKVDYVLKENTMLLTYAQVPKSLSGQGYGKVLVEKTFEKLTSEGYKAVAICGFVKTIAKRSDKWKNIIQH from the coding sequence ATGGAACTCATACACGATAAAGTTAATTGTCGATTCACTCTAAAAATAAACGATCAAATAGCTAAAGTTGATTATGTACTAAAAGAAAACACTATGCTTCTCACCTATGCCCAAGTACCCAAAAGTTTAAGCGGACAAGGTTATGGAAAAGTTTTAGTTGAAAAAACATTTGAAAAACTAACCTCAGAAGGCTACAAAGCCGTGGCAATATGTGGATTTGTTAAAACTATAGCCAAAAGAAGTGATAAATGGAAAAATATAATTCAACACTAA